In a genomic window of Aggregatimonas sangjinii:
- a CDS encoding cellulase family glycosylhydrolase, with protein sequence MKVSRLYSLISLMALFLSCSTDEIKPIENQNNNLQEPVENPTNDTLEAASGYTIQDGLILKDGKFIQPKGVNALNSFGISKDGQMAEWHITIVREFIGNLREQPIAGWPLQDTQGKYLHSLDSIVVEHRKNKRITILCPFGWVDTEGKQTLFTGENPSETPFYDDYKLKLRAIADFFKGQDDVWIQVWNEPYHFNNENNYSHELWLADHQDMVANLRTIPGFDNIILVAGNEQGQSEAVLLEKGAALLAQYDDILFDLHAYGKWNENSSYESISGRLSALKQLRIPFIFGEVGVITEGAPLSNPQDFLTACDDLNIGALAWLWNRNSQDQNALLDDNGAPNTNDNMNWGSMFKTFLQPD encoded by the coding sequence ATGAAAGTTTCCCGACTTTATTCGCTGATTTCCCTAATGGCGCTCTTTTTATCCTGTTCGACTGATGAAATTAAGCCCATAGAAAATCAAAATAATAATCTTCAAGAACCCGTAGAAAATCCAACCAACGACACGCTAGAAGCGGCTTCTGGATATACAATACAAGATGGCCTTATTCTAAAGGATGGCAAATTCATACAGCCTAAAGGGGTGAATGCGCTAAACTCTTTTGGAATTTCAAAAGACGGCCAAATGGCCGAATGGCATATTACCATCGTTAGGGAATTTATTGGCAACCTTAGGGAACAGCCCATAGCGGGTTGGCCACTTCAAGATACACAAGGAAAGTATTTGCATTCCTTGGATTCAATTGTTGTCGAACATCGCAAGAATAAGAGAATCACCATTTTGTGTCCGTTCGGCTGGGTCGATACCGAGGGAAAACAGACGCTCTTTACCGGTGAAAATCCAAGCGAAACCCCCTTTTATGATGATTACAAGCTCAAGCTCAGGGCGATTGCCGATTTCTTTAAAGGCCAAGATGATGTTTGGATTCAAGTTTGGAACGAGCCGTATCACTTCAACAATGAAAACAACTATTCCCATGAACTATGGTTGGCCGATCACCAAGACATGGTAGCGAACCTTCGAACGATTCCCGGTTTTGATAACATTATACTTGTTGCCGGGAATGAACAGGGTCAAAGTGAGGCGGTCTTATTGGAAAAAGGTGCTGCCCTACTAGCGCAATATGATGACATTCTATTTGATTTACATGCATATGGTAAATGGAACGAAAATAGCAGCTATGAAAGTATTTCGGGTAGACTATCCGCTTTGAAGCAGCTACGGATTCCGTTTATATTTGGCGAAGTTGGGGTGATTACCGAAGGTGCTCCACTGAGCAACCCTCAAGACTTCCTGACAGCCTGTGATGACTTGAACATTGGTGCTCTAGCATGGCTATGGAACCGGAATTCCCAAGACCAAAATGCCCTCTTGGACGATAATGGCGCGCCCAATACGAATGATAATATGAATTGGGGCAGCATGTTCAAGACTTTTCTGCAGCCGGACTAA
- a CDS encoding tetratricopeptide repeat protein — translation MKINPFKISLFFTLLFLLFSGFGLGQTKEIDSLEGKLKTATTSLEKISLYDKLAKAFIHNDISRAKAYNDSLFDLSQKEGNQKMKMTSIYNNGVFSRLKGEYTEAEKSLNEFLDYTLSIKDSVEIVKANYQLGSVYMYLDKKEAAISKFFEALEYLENSDDVVQKGKVLNGIAIVYSQTSQYEKSKEYNSRAVTIALKEKDSSFLSILYNGLGITLKNQDSTAKALHYFEKSLEIAEKTNNLRTMGYQYRNIGIIHSLNEEYAKAEPFLVKALAIRRQMKNKSTIGGSLSDLANVYLETGRLEKAEVYLKEAIAIFKENKTVSNENTMYYYLGLLEAKRGNSEKALALMDRYYITRDSLQNIDLQEKINDIDVKYQSEKKDKEIAEQQLALADSRLVIQESNSKTRTMSILIVSLLLGSILLWFSFRQRQKRMQQQLVAIEREQEVRTLESLMEGEEKERFRIAKELHDGVNGDLAAIKFKLTSLLETNNQVINEAVAMIDNSSEQVRAISHNLVPPSLRDFNLLEAVATYCENMNAIHDPEISFQHLGEDIVLEKKLEANLFRIVQELVTNSIKHASAKEIHVQLSNVEENLQLTVEDDGKGFDVGNIASDGIGMQNVKSRVEYLGGLMDIKSDTKGTSFTITITDKSERA, via the coding sequence ATGAAAATCAACCCCTTTAAAATCTCGCTCTTTTTTACGCTTTTGTTTCTACTATTTTCGGGATTTGGCTTAGGGCAAACTAAGGAGATTGATAGTTTAGAGGGTAAGCTGAAGACAGCGACTACTTCGCTAGAAAAAATCAGTCTTTATGATAAGTTAGCAAAAGCATTTATACATAATGACATTTCAAGGGCCAAGGCTTATAACGATTCGCTATTTGACTTAAGTCAGAAAGAAGGCAATCAAAAAATGAAGATGACTTCCATTTACAATAATGGGGTGTTTTCTAGGCTCAAAGGCGAGTATACCGAAGCGGAGAAGTCCCTAAACGAATTTTTAGATTATACTCTTTCTATAAAAGATAGTGTTGAAATAGTCAAAGCCAATTATCAGCTAGGTTCGGTTTATATGTATTTGGATAAGAAAGAAGCTGCGATTTCTAAATTTTTCGAGGCTTTAGAGTATTTAGAAAACTCCGACGATGTTGTTCAAAAGGGAAAAGTTTTGAATGGCATTGCTATTGTTTATTCGCAAACTAGTCAATATGAAAAATCAAAAGAATATAACAGTAGGGCAGTGACTATTGCTTTAAAAGAAAAAGATTCTTCATTTCTATCTATCCTTTATAATGGTTTAGGCATTACGTTGAAAAATCAAGATAGTACGGCAAAAGCCCTGCATTATTTTGAAAAATCACTCGAAATCGCTGAAAAGACGAACAATTTAAGGACAATGGGGTACCAATACCGAAATATTGGAATTATACATTCTTTGAATGAAGAATATGCCAAAGCAGAACCTTTCTTGGTAAAAGCACTAGCCATTCGCAGACAAATGAAGAATAAGAGCACTATTGGGGGGTCCTTATCAGATTTGGCAAATGTGTATTTAGAAACCGGGAGATTAGAAAAAGCTGAAGTTTATTTGAAGGAGGCCATCGCTATTTTCAAGGAAAATAAAACGGTTTCAAATGAAAATACGATGTATTATTATTTGGGTTTGCTCGAAGCCAAAAGAGGTAATTCCGAGAAAGCGCTAGCACTTATGGACAGATATTATATCACAAGAGACAGTTTGCAAAATATTGATTTACAGGAAAAAATAAATGATATTGATGTTAAATACCAATCCGAAAAAAAGGACAAAGAAATCGCCGAACAACAATTGGCCCTGGCCGATTCCCGATTGGTTATTCAAGAAAGCAACTCAAAAACCCGAACTATGAGCATATTGATCGTTTCCCTCCTTTTAGGGTCAATTTTACTGTGGTTCTCTTTCCGCCAACGCCAAAAACGCATGCAGCAACAATTGGTCGCCATCGAACGGGAACAAGAAGTAAGAACCTTGGAATCGTTGATGGAGGGCGAGGAAAAAGAACGTTTCAGAATCGCCAAAGAACTGCACGATGGTGTAAATGGCGATTTAGCCGCTATAAAATTTAAATTGACCTCACTATTGGAAACCAACAATCAAGTCATCAATGAAGCGGTAGCGATGATCGACAACAGTAGTGAACAAGTCCGTGCCATTTCCCACAATCTGGTGCCGCCCTCCCTGCGAGATTTCAATTTGCTGGAAGCGGTCGCAACCTATTGCGAGAACATGAATGCCATTCACGACCCTGAGATCAGCTTTCAACATCTGGGCGAGGATATCGTTTTGGAAAAGAAACTGGAGGCCAACCTTTTTCGTATCGTCCAAGAACTGGTGACCAATAGCATCAAACATGCCAGCGCCAAAGAAATACACGTGCAGTTAAGTAATGTTGAAGAAAATTTGCAATTGACGGTGGAAGATGATGGTAAAGGTTTTGATGTTGGCAATATAGCAAGTGACGGTATCGGAATGCAAAATGTAAAATCGCGCGTAGAGTACCTGGGGGGTCTAATGGACATCAAGTCCGACACAAAAGGCACTTCCTTTACGATAACCATAACCGATAAATCTGAAAGAGCATGA
- a CDS encoding kelch repeat-containing protein: MKTILRITFFSLLFITFSCSKDETPTPEPIAQPDPEPTPEPVSENQPPLEFELVAVSNNAIAVELLPTFSWNATTDPDGDTVTYDLYVDEGETAEQLYAENLTETSFEVTERLGLLQDYTWRVVAKDKQGATASSATRTFTTRTINFDVGAVTENAQFTGRRGHSSIVFDDKMWVVGGYDENFDYQNDVWSSEDGITWTAATTSAAFSGRTFASSVVFDNKLWIIGGYNGIERYNDVWFSSDGVTWTEATGTAAFEERYNQTSLVFDNKMWVLGGQIDSNVRLNDVWFSEDGITWVEADVTSPFAIREAHTSVVFDNKMWVIAGFGQGDLNDIWSSEDGLVWTEATNEAAFSGRHGLTTVVFDDKLWVIGGTDRNFQRRNDVWFSKDGITWKEASSEAPFTKRYYHSSVAFDDKVWVIGGDYDSGRGRDNDVWTFD; encoded by the coding sequence ATGAAAACCATTTTAAGAATAACCTTTTTCTCTCTGCTCTTTATAACCTTTAGTTGTAGCAAAGATGAAACGCCGACACCGGAACCTATTGCTCAACCAGATCCCGAACCGACTCCTGAGCCGGTATCGGAAAATCAGCCGCCTTTGGAATTTGAATTGGTTGCGGTGTCCAATAATGCCATTGCCGTAGAATTATTGCCCACTTTCAGTTGGAATGCCACGACAGATCCCGATGGCGATACGGTCACCTATGACCTTTATGTAGACGAAGGCGAAACCGCCGAGCAGCTGTATGCCGAAAATCTGACTGAAACCAGTTTTGAGGTGACCGAACGTTTGGGCCTGTTACAAGACTATACATGGCGGGTGGTTGCCAAAGATAAACAAGGTGCAACGGCAAGTAGTGCAACCCGTACCTTTACTACAAGAACGATAAATTTTGATGTTGGTGCCGTGACCGAAAATGCACAATTTACCGGGCGTAGGGGGCATTCTTCCATAGTATTCGATGATAAAATGTGGGTTGTCGGGGGCTATGATGAAAATTTTGACTATCAAAATGATGTATGGTCCAGTGAAGATGGTATTACCTGGACCGCGGCGACTACTTCGGCAGCGTTTTCAGGGCGAACATTTGCCAGTTCGGTAGTTTTTGACAATAAACTATGGATTATTGGAGGGTATAACGGCATTGAAAGATACAATGATGTATGGTTCAGTAGCGATGGAGTTACTTGGACAGAGGCTACCGGGACAGCGGCGTTTGAAGAACGATACAATCAAACTTCCTTGGTATTCGACAATAAAATGTGGGTGCTGGGAGGGCAGATCGATAGCAATGTGAGACTGAACGATGTATGGTTCAGTGAAGACGGGATTACTTGGGTAGAGGCTGATGTTACGAGTCCCTTTGCGATACGTGAAGCGCATACATCGGTGGTATTCGACAATAAAATGTGGGTCATTGCAGGATTTGGTCAAGGAGACTTGAACGATATATGGTCTAGCGAAGATGGCCTGGTATGGACCGAAGCGACCAATGAAGCGGCATTTTCAGGGCGTCACGGGCTCACTACCGTAGTATTTGACGATAAACTTTGGGTCATTGGCGGTACCGATCGAAATTTTCAAAGGCGGAACGATGTATGGTTCAGTAAAGATGGTATTACTTGGAAAGAAGCCAGCAGTGAAGCGCCGTTTACCAAACGGTATTACCATAGTTCTGTAGCTTTTGACGATAAAGTTTGGGTCATAGGCGGCGATTATGACAGTGGAAGAGGAAGGGATAATGATGTATGGACCTTCGATTAA
- a CDS encoding response regulator: protein MIKVAITDDHLLVMQGIETMLQHEASIAVVGKYPSAQVTLEELSSERPDILLLDINLPDTNGIDLCKQLVGLYPDLKIIALSSHDDTNFVKRILKNGASGYLLKNTSKEELLEAFETVLTDGQYLQATIQKKLLNQSLGNQKRNTLKPKLTRREKEVLAAICEELTTQEIAEQLFVSPKTVETHRMNLISKLGARNSVGLAKIAIEQELLK from the coding sequence ATGATTAAAGTAGCCATAACGGACGATCATTTGTTAGTGATGCAAGGCATTGAAACCATGCTGCAACATGAGGCTTCCATTGCGGTTGTCGGTAAATATCCATCAGCGCAGGTAACCCTTGAAGAGCTTTCCTCGGAACGTCCCGATATTCTGTTATTGGACATCAACCTTCCCGATACCAATGGTATCGATCTTTGCAAACAATTGGTCGGCCTATATCCCGACCTAAAAATTATCGCCCTAAGCAGCCATGACGATACCAATTTTGTAAAACGCATCCTGAAGAACGGCGCCAGTGGTTATCTTCTAAAAAACACTAGTAAGGAAGAGCTGTTGGAGGCCTTCGAAACCGTACTTACCGATGGGCAGTACCTGCAGGCCACCATCCAAAAAAAATTGCTCAACCAATCCCTCGGTAACCAAAAACGAAATACCCTTAAACCCAAACTAACCCGCAGGGAAAAGGAAGTGCTGGCTGCTATATGCGAAGAATTGACTACCCAAGAAATCGCCGAGCAACTTTTCGTAAGCCCCAAAACCGTAGAGACCCATCGTATGAACCTGATCAGTAAATTGGGTGCTCGCAATAGTGTCGGACTAGCCAAAATCGCGATTGAGCAGGAGTTGTTGAAATAA
- a CDS encoding histone deacetylase, producing the protein MLKIAYHPIYQHPLPEGHRFPMLKYDLLPKQLLHEGTSEPDNFFEPEIPNDKHIVAVHDPIYFYDLLNIKIPPKEARKIGFPLTEDLVERERIIADGTIKGCEFALENGIAMNIAGGTHHAYTNRGEAFCMLNDQAIGARYLQSKGLAKKILIVDLDVHQGNGTAEIFQNDTSVFTFSIHGAGNYPFKKEQSDLDIPLKKGTGDTEYLTLLKNTLPQLIEQQKPDFIFYLCGVDVIASDKLGTLGMTVAGCKQRDEFVLNTCHALQIPVQCSMGGGYSPDIKTIVEAHANTFRAAQQIYF; encoded by the coding sequence ATGCTCAAAATCGCTTACCATCCCATTTACCAACATCCACTTCCAGAAGGTCATCGTTTTCCAATGCTGAAATACGATTTATTACCAAAGCAACTTTTGCATGAAGGAACGTCCGAACCCGATAACTTTTTTGAACCGGAAATCCCGAACGACAAACACATCGTAGCGGTTCATGATCCCATCTATTTTTATGACTTATTGAATATCAAGATTCCGCCTAAAGAAGCTCGAAAAATCGGTTTTCCATTGACGGAAGATTTGGTCGAGCGGGAACGCATCATTGCAGACGGTACCATAAAAGGCTGTGAATTCGCCTTGGAAAATGGTATTGCTATGAACATTGCCGGTGGCACGCATCATGCCTATACAAACCGTGGCGAGGCCTTTTGCATGCTGAACGACCAGGCCATAGGCGCCAGATACCTGCAATCGAAAGGCTTGGCGAAGAAAATCTTGATTGTCGACCTGGATGTGCATCAGGGTAACGGTACAGCCGAAATCTTTCAAAACGACACTTCCGTATTTACCTTTTCCATACACGGGGCGGGCAATTATCCCTTTAAAAAAGAACAATCGGATTTGGACATCCCGCTTAAAAAAGGCACCGGTGATACGGAGTATTTGACCCTCTTGAAAAATACCCTGCCCCAATTGATCGAACAGCAAAAGCCCGATTTTATATTTTACCTCTGCGGGGTAGACGTGATCGCCTCCGATAAATTGGGAACGCTGGGTATGACGGTCGCCGGCTGTAAACAACGCGATGAATTCGTTCTGAATACCTGCCACGCGCTACAAATTCCGGTGCAATGCAGTATGGGCGGCGGTTATTCCCCGGATATCAAAACCATTGTCGAGGCCCATGCCAATACATTTCGCGCTGCACAACAAATCTATTTCTAA
- a CDS encoding fibronectin type III domain-containing protein, with translation MKTIFKITLLFLMINAFQSCAKDDAPPLEPVVKAEPEPENLPPSSFSIDVTTKKNTAQISWAAPTDPEGDTILYKIMLGDSLVTEQSETNIEFSSLLFEQEYQGKIIADDGNENQIEVVFNFTTGILWLTQYESNNGSGNGYAYEYDISEALSAIVFTRTNERSNISYDNEGRLLSFKDISYNYNNNGLLTSISDGSGLGDIELLYDDEDKIRVLNLTRNEPDRQNYISRVKIDFFYNDAGDLVIMNRERRYSRVNTDGNVFQFNRQRLVYDTSGNVVESISEDSDDGVTYTESNKFVMTYDDKKNPLTNIIEKQIKIDFQLLLGLTNVFDPLNFSYLQIEGYRFALNRGVHNIKSQKFFSGEDLLLGYDYEYNYNASGYPISARAVDNEGKETFPRWTYADGQ, from the coding sequence ATGAAAACCATATTTAAGATTACCCTACTATTTTTAATGATTAACGCCTTTCAAAGTTGTGCCAAAGATGATGCGCCACCGTTAGAACCTGTTGTAAAAGCCGAACCTGAGCCAGAAAACTTGCCGCCCAGTAGTTTCTCTATTGATGTAACGACGAAAAAAAATACAGCGCAAATTAGTTGGGCTGCCCCAACAGATCCTGAAGGCGACACCATACTTTACAAAATAATGCTAGGAGATTCTCTTGTTACTGAACAAAGCGAAACAAACATCGAATTTTCGAGCCTTTTATTTGAACAGGAGTACCAAGGAAAAATCATTGCTGATGATGGCAATGAAAACCAAATTGAGGTGGTTTTCAATTTTACGACCGGAATTTTATGGCTTACCCAATACGAATCCAATAACGGTTCGGGAAATGGGTATGCATACGAATACGATATCTCTGAGGCATTAAGTGCCATAGTCTTTACCAGGACCAACGAGCGGAGTAACATATCATATGATAATGAAGGTCGGTTATTGTCTTTTAAGGATATATCCTATAATTACAATAATAATGGTCTTCTTACTAGTATTAGTGATGGCAGTGGATTAGGAGATATAGAGCTACTTTATGACGATGAAGATAAAATTAGAGTGCTAAATCTTACGAGAAATGAACCAGATCGCCAAAATTATATTAGTAGAGTAAAAATCGACTTTTTTTACAACGATGCAGGTGATTTGGTTATAATGAATCGCGAAAGGAGATACTCCAGAGTTAATACAGATGGGAATGTTTTTCAATTTAATAGACAAAGACTAGTTTACGACACTTCGGGTAATGTTGTGGAGTCTATTTCTGAAGACAGCGATGATGGTGTTACATATACGGAGAGTAACAAGTTTGTAATGACCTATGATGATAAAAAGAACCCTTTAACCAATATAATTGAGAAACAAATTAAGATTGATTTTCAGCTTTTATTAGGTCTAACGAATGTATTCGATCCATTGAATTTTTCATATTTACAAATTGAGGGTTATCGCTTTGCTCTTAATCGAGGCGTTCACAATATTAAAAGCCAAAAGTTTTTCTCTGGAGAAGACTTACTTTTAGGCTATGACTATGAATATAATTACAATGCTAGTGGCTATCCCATTAGTGCTAGAGCTGTAGATAATGAGGGCAAAGAAACCTTCCCAAGGTGGACTTACGCCGATGGCCAATAG
- a CDS encoding Tex family protein — MQLIPYITKHTQLPEKSIQHTVELLDQDCTVPFISRYRKEKTGNLDEVQITAIVQYKEAFEVLEKRKSTVLKSIEEQDLLTDELRSQIEIAANLVTLEDLYLPFKKKRKTKAETARKNGLEPLAKIIMAQNHTNVEQAAERYVKTEIKTVADALEGARHIIAEWLNERISVRNQIRNQLERSAMLTTKVIGTQRESEKAQKFRDYFDWSEALKRCPSHRFLAILRAENEGFIRVKVEIDDDHMLSKIADRIIKSNNSCVPQIRMALADAYKRLLFPSLSNELLKVAKEKADAEAIKVFSKNLKQLLLVAPLGEKRILAIDPGFRSGCKVVCLSAQGALQHNETIYPHAPQNKSSEAIKKISSLVDSHKIEAIAIGNGTASRETEQLIKRIHFKNPIEVYVVSEAGASIYSASKIARDEFPNYDVTVRGAVSIGRRLADPLAELVKIDAKSIGVGQYQHDVDQSKLQSSLDSVVERCVNSVGVNINTASVPLLSYVSGIGPKLAENIVAYRTENGSFADRATIKKVPRLGEKAFEQGAGFLRIKDGKNPLDDSAVHPESYPIVKQMAKDTGKSISDLIGNTSELQQIDLNNYLTENVGLPTLKDIIEELEKPGLDRREKAKVFTFDQNIRKITDVREGQLLPGIVNNITNFGCFVDIGIKESGLIHVSNLSDSFVIDVNAHVSLQQQIIVKVLSVDIARKRIQLKLHKG, encoded by the coding sequence ATGCAACTCATTCCCTACATTACCAAACACACCCAGCTCCCCGAAAAGAGTATTCAACACACCGTTGAACTGCTCGACCAAGACTGTACCGTGCCTTTTATTTCCCGTTACCGCAAAGAAAAAACCGGAAATCTCGACGAAGTTCAGATTACGGCCATAGTTCAGTATAAAGAAGCTTTTGAGGTACTTGAAAAAAGAAAATCAACCGTTCTAAAATCCATTGAAGAACAAGATTTGTTAACGGACGAACTCCGATCGCAAATTGAGATAGCAGCAAATTTGGTCACCCTTGAAGACCTGTACCTCCCCTTTAAGAAAAAACGAAAGACCAAAGCGGAAACTGCCCGAAAAAACGGATTGGAGCCTTTGGCCAAAATCATCATGGCGCAAAACCATACAAATGTCGAACAGGCGGCCGAGCGGTATGTAAAGACCGAAATTAAAACAGTTGCGGATGCATTGGAAGGTGCCCGCCATATCATTGCCGAATGGCTGAACGAACGTATTTCGGTTCGCAACCAGATTCGAAATCAATTGGAACGGTCGGCCATGCTTACTACCAAGGTCATCGGGACCCAAAGGGAAAGCGAGAAGGCCCAAAAATTCCGTGATTATTTTGATTGGAGCGAAGCCTTGAAAAGATGTCCCTCGCATCGATTCTTAGCGATTCTTCGTGCTGAAAACGAAGGCTTTATACGGGTCAAAGTTGAAATTGACGATGACCATATGTTATCCAAAATAGCCGATCGTATCATCAAATCGAATAATTCCTGTGTACCACAGATCCGTATGGCACTAGCCGATGCCTATAAACGTTTGCTATTTCCTTCCCTATCCAACGAACTCTTAAAAGTGGCTAAAGAAAAGGCCGATGCCGAAGCCATAAAAGTATTCTCAAAAAACCTAAAACAACTACTCTTGGTTGCCCCCTTGGGCGAAAAACGAATCTTAGCAATCGACCCTGGTTTTAGAAGTGGTTGTAAAGTCGTTTGCCTAAGTGCGCAGGGCGCTTTGCAACACAATGAAACCATTTATCCCCATGCGCCCCAAAACAAAAGTTCGGAAGCGATTAAAAAAATAAGCAGTTTGGTCGATTCCCATAAAATCGAGGCTATCGCCATTGGCAACGGTACCGCTTCAAGGGAAACGGAACAACTTATTAAACGCATCCATTTTAAAAATCCCATTGAAGTCTATGTGGTAAGCGAAGCTGGGGCGTCTATTTATTCGGCATCCAAAATCGCGCGGGACGAATTTCCCAATTACGATGTGACCGTCCGTGGTGCGGTTTCGATTGGCCGCCGACTTGCCGACCCCTTGGCCGAACTCGTTAAAATAGATGCGAAGTCCATCGGCGTGGGGCAGTATCAGCATGATGTAGACCAAAGCAAGTTGCAGAGTTCGCTAGACAGTGTCGTAGAGCGTTGTGTAAATTCCGTTGGGGTAAATATCAATACTGCAAGTGTTCCCTTATTGAGTTATGTATCGGGCATCGGACCAAAATTGGCCGAAAACATTGTCGCCTACCGCACTGAAAATGGCTCTTTTGCAGATAGGGCCACTATCAAAAAAGTGCCTCGTCTTGGGGAAAAAGCTTTTGAGCAGGGCGCAGGATTTCTTCGCATCAAAGATGGCAAGAACCCTTTGGATGATTCCGCCGTACATCCGGAAAGCTATCCTATTGTCAAACAAATGGCGAAGGATACTGGGAAGTCCATTTCAGACCTCATCGGAAACACGAGCGAACTGCAGCAAATCGATTTGAACAACTACCTGACGGAAAACGTCGGTTTGCCCACACTTAAGGATATTATCGAGGAATTGGAAAAACCTGGTCTCGATCGTCGCGAAAAAGCCAAAGTCTTCACCTTTGACCAGAACATACGCAAAATAACCGATGTACGTGAGGGGCAATTGCTTCCCGGTATCGTCAACAACATCACCAATTTCGGCTGCTTTGTGGATATCGGCATCAAGGAGAGCGGACTGATTCATGTTTCCAATCTGTCCGACAGTTTTGTAATCGATGTAAATGCGCATGTGAGTTTGCAGCAGCAGATTATCGTTAAAGTGCTGTCCGTGGATATTGCTAGAAAGCGGATTCAGTTGAAGTTACACAAAGGCTAA
- a CDS encoding tetratricopeptide repeat protein has product MSRNKMIYILLTIGGLVALGVTLSVQYLSDKNSEQDKTDIIDEGIKNKKEILKAVSGLKNEIELKALEAYIKNSNSSDFDILEETGFSKEQLYEIAKNAIKESKSSYIKGLGAFTLKKYNDAVELFEKAKSYNKLNPDIYFYLGTSYLNLYIHKSNLATSSEVFIKEDLNLAEQTLDIQLLKNNVLSNYDRALKLNENLSYVYYNKSIVFYLLGNHTESLTNIEKAIAITPNGSYINQKGAVLSDFGLVSNDPFYHHKAIKEFQKAIALNPKKANRHINLGLCYTRLRDYDSGILHYERALKLDPNSSLAYLNLGALYAEKGLYDESVNSISKAIVLNKNNSYNYLLRSKLYTAMNKNHLAAKDLQKYRELKKSMDSE; this is encoded by the coding sequence ATGTCAAGAAATAAAATGATTTACATCTTGCTAACCATTGGTGGACTAGTCGCTTTAGGGGTTACTCTGAGCGTTCAGTACCTTAGCGATAAAAATAGCGAACAAGATAAAACCGATATAATTGATGAGGGAATAAAAAACAAAAAAGAGATATTAAAAGCGGTTTCAGGTCTGAAAAATGAAATTGAGCTTAAAGCCTTGGAGGCATACATCAAAAATAGTAATTCAAGTGATTTCGATATACTAGAAGAAACTGGATTCAGTAAGGAACAGCTTTACGAAATTGCCAAAAATGCTATAAAAGAGTCTAAATCTAGTTATATTAAAGGTCTTGGAGCATTTACATTGAAAAAATACAATGATGCTGTAGAATTATTCGAAAAAGCAAAATCTTACAATAAGTTAAATCCTGATATTTATTTCTATTTAGGAACTTCATATTTGAACCTCTATATACACAAGTCCAATTTAGCGACTTCATCAGAAGTTTTTATAAAGGAGGACTTAAATCTAGCCGAGCAAACGCTAGACATTCAGCTTTTAAAAAATAATGTGCTGTCAAACTATGATAGAGCATTAAAGCTGAATGAAAACCTATCCTATGTTTACTATAACAAATCTATAGTTTTTTATCTTTTAGGAAACCACACCGAATCCTTAACCAATATTGAAAAAGCAATAGCAATTACTCCAAATGGAAGTTATATTAACCAAAAAGGAGCTGTTCTATCAGATTTTGGACTCGTTTCAAATGACCCATTTTATCACCATAAGGCGATAAAAGAATTTCAAAAAGCTATCGCACTTAATCCTAAAAAGGCAAATAGACACATAAACTTAGGTTTGTGTTACACTAGACTTAGAGATTACGACAGCGGTATTTTGCACTATGAACGAGCATTGAAATTAGATCCAAATTCATCCTTAGCTTATCTTAACTTAGGTGCTTTGTATGCAGAAAAAGGTTTATATGATGAATCAGTTAATTCAATTTCAAAAGCTATTGTCTTAAACAAGAACAATAGTTATAATTACTTATTGAGAAGCAAGCTTTATACTGCTATGAATAAAAATCATTTAGCTGCGAAAGATTTGCAAAAATATAGGGAATTAAAAAAATCAATGGATTCAGAATGA